From Mesobacillus jeotgali, the proteins below share one genomic window:
- a CDS encoding ABC transporter permease, which produces MFAYSVRRIFSLIPVLLGLSLIVFFMIRAIPGDPAQVILGQLATKEAMADLTRELGLDQPWYVQYFNYLGGLLTGDLGQSLRTKSEISNEVWPYLAATMELSFVAMLIAIFIGVNAGIISAWFQNSWFDYGAMIFALVGVSMPIFWLGLMEQWMFAINLDILPTSGREEVRNPVNAITNFYIIDTLIQGRTDQFVEVLKHLVLPAMALATIPMAIIARITRSTMLEVMRSDFIRTARAKGLSMFWVVYKHSLKNAIIPVLTVIGLQTGLLLGGAILTETIFSWPGIGRYIYEAINYRDYPVIQSGILIIALIFVLINLVVDLLYAAIDPRIKYR; this is translated from the coding sequence GTGTTTGCCTATTCTGTCAGAAGAATATTTTCACTAATTCCTGTTCTGTTGGGACTATCACTTATTGTATTTTTCATGATCCGAGCAATTCCTGGCGATCCCGCCCAAGTCATTCTCGGGCAGTTGGCCACTAAAGAAGCAATGGCAGATTTAACAAGGGAACTGGGACTCGACCAGCCGTGGTATGTGCAATATTTTAATTATCTTGGCGGGTTGCTGACCGGGGATTTAGGACAATCACTAAGAACGAAGTCGGAAATAAGCAATGAAGTCTGGCCCTATCTAGCCGCAACGATGGAACTTTCATTTGTTGCGATGCTGATTGCGATTTTTATAGGCGTCAATGCGGGAATCATCAGCGCATGGTTCCAGAATTCCTGGTTTGATTACGGAGCGATGATTTTTGCTCTTGTCGGTGTATCCATGCCGATTTTCTGGCTGGGTTTGATGGAACAATGGATGTTCGCTATCAATCTTGATATCCTGCCGACCTCTGGGCGGGAAGAAGTAAGGAACCCTGTCAATGCCATCACGAACTTTTATATTATTGATACATTGATCCAGGGGAGGACGGACCAGTTTGTCGAAGTCCTCAAGCATCTTGTCCTGCCGGCTATGGCGCTCGCAACAATTCCGATGGCCATAATTGCCAGGATCACTCGTTCAACCATGCTCGAGGTGATGAGATCTGATTTTATCAGAACTGCAAGAGCGAAGGGATTAAGCATGTTCTGGGTCGTTTACAAACACTCTCTAAAAAATGCAATCATTCCTGTATTAACGGTTATTGGTTTGCAGACAGGCCTTCTGCTAGGCGGTGCGATCCTTACAGAGACCATCTTCAGCTGGCCGGGTATTGGCCGGTATATTTACGAGGCGATCAATTACCGCGATTATCCAGTAATCCAATCCGGTATCCTGATCATTGCGCTCATCTTTGTGCTGATCAATCTAGTAGTTGACTTATTGTATGCAGCAATTGATCCTCGGATCAAATACCGTTGA
- a CDS encoding ABC transporter ATP-binding protein yields MGSIRRYLKFVKPYRLQIIGTIIIGILKFAIPLMIPLLIKFVLDDVIGNETLAKDEKIDKLFWIMGIMIVVFVVLRPPIEYYRQYFAQWTASKILYDIRDRLFTHMQRLSYRYYSNTRAGEVISRMINDVEQTKTFVITGLMNLWLDVATIVIAAAIMFTMDVQLTLVSLILFPFYAFSVRYFFGNLRNLTRQRSQALAEVQSYLHERVAGISVIKSFAIEDYEQTQFDRQNKNFLTKALEHTSWNAKAFAVVNTITDIAPLLVIGFSGYQVLEGNLSIGEMAAFIAYIDRLYNPLRRLVNSSTTLTQSIASMDRVFEFMDEKYDIKDSPEAVELKKVHGDISFKNVSFSYEEDGETVLKNLNIEVEKGETIALVGMSGGGKSSFVSLIPRFFDVTAGEILLDGKDIRSFKVRSLRDKIGMVAQDNILFSESVKSNILLGKPGASDEEVIQAARAANAHEFIMNLPEGYDTKVGERGVKLSGGQKQRVAIARVFLKNPPILILDEATSALDLESEHLIQEAIEKLAKDRTTFVVAHRLSTITHADRIVLIEHGEIGEVGSHEELMAKQGGYHRLFQVQQLES; encoded by the coding sequence TTGGGCAGCATTCGCAGATACTTAAAATTCGTAAAACCATATCGGCTGCAAATCATCGGAACAATCATCATCGGAATCCTTAAATTTGCGATTCCGTTAATGATTCCGCTTTTAATCAAGTTCGTCCTGGATGATGTCATCGGCAATGAAACGTTGGCGAAGGATGAAAAAATAGACAAATTGTTTTGGATCATGGGCATCATGATTGTCGTGTTTGTTGTCCTCAGGCCGCCAATTGAATACTATCGTCAATACTTTGCCCAGTGGACCGCCAGCAAAATCCTTTATGACATAAGGGACAGGCTGTTCACACATATGCAGAGGCTCAGCTATAGGTATTATTCCAACACGAGGGCCGGAGAGGTCATCTCAAGGATGATCAATGATGTAGAGCAGACAAAAACATTCGTAATTACAGGGCTGATGAATTTATGGCTGGACGTTGCTACAATTGTGATAGCAGCTGCTATCATGTTCACGATGGATGTTCAGCTAACCTTGGTGTCACTTATCCTGTTCCCTTTTTACGCTTTCTCGGTAAGGTACTTTTTCGGAAACCTTCGGAACCTTACGAGGCAGCGTTCGCAAGCGCTGGCAGAGGTACAAAGCTATTTGCATGAAAGAGTAGCCGGTATCTCCGTTATCAAGAGTTTTGCAATTGAAGATTATGAGCAGACACAATTCGACCGGCAGAATAAAAACTTTTTAACAAAAGCACTGGAGCATACAAGCTGGAATGCCAAAGCCTTCGCCGTGGTCAATACGATTACCGACATCGCGCCGTTGCTTGTCATTGGCTTTTCCGGTTATCAGGTACTCGAGGGCAATCTTAGCATCGGGGAAATGGCCGCATTCATTGCCTACATCGACAGGCTGTATAATCCATTGCGCAGACTGGTGAATTCATCAACGACGCTTACACAATCGATTGCCTCAATGGACCGGGTATTCGAGTTCATGGATGAGAAATATGATATTAAGGATTCTCCTGAGGCCGTCGAATTGAAAAAAGTTCATGGAGACATTTCTTTTAAGAATGTAAGCTTCTCATATGAAGAAGACGGGGAGACCGTCCTTAAGAATTTGAATATAGAAGTTGAAAAAGGGGAAACCATTGCGCTGGTCGGGATGAGCGGAGGCGGAAAGTCCTCATTTGTCAGTCTCATCCCGAGATTCTTTGATGTAACCGCTGGGGAGATTCTACTTGATGGCAAGGACATCCGCTCTTTCAAAGTCCGTTCCTTGCGCGATAAAATAGGGATGGTTGCGCAGGATAATATTTTATTCAGTGAATCGGTGAAATCGAATATTCTTTTAGGCAAGCCAGGTGCCAGTGATGAAGAAGTAATCCAGGCAGCAAGGGCAGCAAATGCCCATGAATTTATTATGAATCTCCCAGAAGGCTATGATACAAAAGTCGGGGAAAGAGGGGTCAAGCTTTCGGGCGGGCAAAAACAACGAGTTGCGATTGCGCGTGTATTCCTGAAGAACCCGCCGATTTTAATTCTGGATGAAGCTACTTCTGCCCTCGACCTTGAGAGTGAACACCTCATACAGGAAGCGATCGAAAAGCTGGCAAAAGACAGGACAACATTTGTTGTAGCCCATCGTTTATCCACGATCACCCATGCTGACAGGATCGTCCTGATTGAACATGGAGAAATCGGTGAGGTCGGCAGCCATGAAGAGTTGATGGCAAAACAGGGCGGTTATCATAGATTATTCCAGGTTCAGCAGCTGGAAAGTTGA
- a CDS encoding FUSC family protein gives MKLGARILKTGIAITLALFLSHIFNLPSPVFAGIAAIFALQPTVYRSYQSIIEHIQGNLIGAATAVLFVMAFGNSIFIIGLAAVLVITLNLKLNLEKTISLSLVTLIAIMETPGDDFIMFALIRFSTIMLGVVSAFIVNLVFLPPKYENKLYYKSSILSEEITKWIRLSTRHASEHQLLKADIEKLREGIIKLDQLYMMYKEERDYFKNNTLAKSRKLVIYRQMINTVKKSLETLKRLHRYENEFTHLPVDFQEVVQHQLDCLINHHEQVMLKYVGKVRPEASYIEGDVCLNKKELFELFLAQRDELAETNSQMLYHVMQLVSIIMEYGEQVEHLDKLVTSFQSYHKDDGNITIEQNTEI, from the coding sequence ATGAAACTTGGTGCCCGCATTCTGAAAACGGGAATTGCCATTACTCTTGCTTTATTTTTATCCCATATTTTTAATTTGCCGTCTCCGGTATTTGCCGGGATTGCTGCCATTTTTGCCCTGCAGCCTACAGTATACCGTTCTTATCAATCCATCATTGAACATATTCAGGGCAATCTAATTGGTGCCGCAACTGCTGTCCTGTTTGTTATGGCTTTTGGCAACAGTATCTTCATCATCGGGCTAGCTGCCGTCCTTGTTATTACTTTGAACCTTAAGCTGAATCTGGAAAAGACGATTTCACTTTCCCTTGTAACGTTGATCGCGATCATGGAGACACCTGGTGATGATTTCATCATGTTTGCTTTAATCCGTTTCTCTACAATTATGCTTGGGGTTGTGTCGGCATTCATTGTCAACCTTGTCTTCCTTCCTCCCAAATATGAAAATAAGCTTTATTACAAGAGTTCTATTTTATCAGAGGAAATTACGAAGTGGATAAGGCTCAGTACACGCCATGCCTCCGAGCACCAGCTTTTGAAGGCAGATATCGAAAAGCTTCGCGAGGGCATCATCAAGCTTGATCAGCTGTATATGATGTATAAAGAGGAACGAGATTATTTTAAAAATAATACACTCGCCAAATCACGTAAGCTTGTCATCTATAGGCAGATGATTAATACTGTAAAAAAGTCATTGGAAACATTGAAGAGGCTTCACCGATATGAGAATGAATTCACCCATCTTCCGGTGGATTTTCAGGAAGTCGTCCAGCATCAGCTTGATTGCCTGATCAACCACCATGAGCAGGTAATGCTTAAGTATGTCGGTAAAGTACGGCCTGAAGCGTCGTATATTGAGGGTGACGTCTGCCTCAATAAAAAGGAGCTTTTCGAATTGTTTCTGGCACAGAGAGATGAACTCGCTGAAACGAACAGCCAGATGCTGTATCATGTCATGCAGCTAGTATCGATCATTATGGAATATGGCGAGCAGGTTGAACACCTTGATAAACTCGTGACCAGCTTCCAGTCCTACCATAAAGACGACGGAAATATCACAATCGAACAGAATACAGAAATTTAA
- a CDS encoding ABC transporter ATP-binding protein produces the protein MVHAPVLEVKNLRTSFFTKEGEVPAVDDVSFSVNKGEILGIVGESGSGKSVTSLSVMKLIPQPPGKIAGGEILLNGEDLVRASESRMREIRGNEIAMIFQEPMTSLNPLFTIGEQLVEALKIHKKLGKKAANQQAVEMLKLVGLPRAEQIVKEYPHQLSGGMRQRVMIAMALSCHPRVLIADEPTTALDVTIQAQILALMKDLNEKLDTAIIMITHDLGVVAEVCQRVAVMYAGKIVEEGVVQDIFKNPKHPYTLGLLKSIPDIREKQERLYSIPGNVPKPGSIKTGCRFAARCEFVMDRCLSEDPELYQTDRPGHRVRCLLHEKEGVANGRSTVKS, from the coding sequence GTGGTACATGCTCCGGTTTTAGAAGTGAAAAATTTAAGGACCTCATTTTTTACCAAGGAAGGCGAGGTTCCTGCAGTAGATGATGTTAGCTTTTCGGTTAACAAAGGAGAAATCCTCGGAATAGTCGGAGAATCAGGCAGTGGAAAAAGTGTTACCTCTTTATCAGTCATGAAGCTGATTCCACAGCCGCCGGGAAAAATTGCAGGAGGGGAAATCCTGCTCAATGGTGAAGACCTGGTACGCGCTTCGGAGTCGAGGATGAGGGAAATTCGCGGGAATGAAATAGCAATGATTTTCCAGGAGCCGATGACTTCTTTGAATCCTTTATTCACTATTGGTGAACAGCTGGTGGAAGCATTGAAAATACATAAAAAATTAGGTAAAAAGGCGGCAAACCAGCAAGCTGTGGAAATGCTTAAGCTGGTTGGCCTTCCCAGGGCAGAGCAGATCGTAAAAGAATATCCGCACCAGCTATCCGGGGGGATGAGACAGAGGGTCATGATTGCTATGGCACTCAGCTGCCATCCAAGGGTGCTGATTGCTGATGAGCCGACAACTGCACTAGATGTTACCATCCAGGCGCAAATTCTGGCGTTAATGAAGGATTTGAATGAAAAGCTTGATACAGCAATCATCATGATTACTCATGATCTGGGAGTCGTCGCGGAAGTCTGCCAGCGTGTCGCTGTCATGTATGCCGGGAAAATCGTTGAAGAAGGTGTGGTCCAGGATATCTTCAAGAACCCGAAGCATCCCTATACACTTGGTCTCCTTAAATCGATACCTGATATCCGTGAGAAGCAGGAGCGCCTTTATTCGATCCCGGGTAATGTGCCGAAGCCTGGTTCAATTAAAACAGGGTGCCGCTTTGCAGCCAGGTGTGAATTTGTCATGGACAGATGCTTGAGTGAGGATCCTGAACTCTATCAAACTGACAGGCCCGGCCACCGCGTTCGCTGCCTGCTGCATGAGAAGGAGGGGGTAGCCAATGGCAGAAGTACTGTTAAAAGTTGA
- a CDS encoding ABC transporter permease → MEISTQNQIQPPTVKVEEQVASPWAEAWYSFKKNKLALVGTAIVLFFILLAIFAPLIAPEGINEQKMEVRLQAPSADHWFGTDDFGRDIFSRVVFGARISLWVGTFAVMGSIIVGCLLGILAGYYGRWVDTIISRAFDIMLAFPSILLAIAIVAVLGPSLRNALIAIAIINIPNFGRLIRSRVLSVKEEEYIMAAKAVGMKDSRILFQHILPNSMAPIIVQGTLAIATAIIEAAALGFLGLGADAPNPEWGKMLADAKDYMIQAPWTMIFPGLAIMLTVLGFNLMGDGLRDALDPRMKS, encoded by the coding sequence ATGGAAATTTCAACGCAAAATCAAATTCAGCCGCCAACAGTAAAGGTAGAGGAACAAGTGGCGTCTCCCTGGGCAGAAGCATGGTATAGCTTTAAGAAAAATAAATTGGCTCTGGTTGGAACAGCTATCGTTTTATTCTTTATTTTGCTGGCAATCTTTGCTCCGCTAATTGCACCGGAAGGAATTAATGAGCAGAAAATGGAGGTTCGTCTCCAGGCACCTTCAGCTGATCACTGGTTCGGCACTGATGACTTTGGCCGTGATATTTTTTCCAGGGTAGTTTTTGGAGCACGTATTTCTTTATGGGTGGGAACCTTTGCGGTAATGGGCTCCATCATCGTAGGCTGCCTGCTCGGTATCCTTGCCGGTTACTATGGCCGATGGGTCGATACCATTATCTCAAGAGCTTTTGATATCATGCTGGCATTCCCAAGCATCCTGCTGGCAATTGCCATTGTTGCTGTTCTTGGACCTTCACTTAGAAATGCGCTCATAGCGATTGCAATCATCAATATTCCAAACTTCGGGAGGCTGATCCGATCGAGGGTACTCAGTGTTAAAGAAGAGGAGTATATCATGGCAGCGAAGGCGGTAGGCATGAAGGACAGCCGGATCCTGTTTCAGCATATCCTGCCAAATAGTATGGCGCCAATCATCGTCCAGGGCACACTGGCCATAGCGACGGCGATTATCGAAGCGGCTGCGCTGGGCTTCCTTGGGCTTGGTGCAGACGCACCTAATCCAGAGTGGGGAAAGATGCTTGCAGATGCAAAAGACTATATGATCCAGGCACCGTGGACAATGATTTTCCCGGGACTTGCCATCATGCTGACTGTACTTGGTTTCAACCTGATGGGCGATGGCCTGAGGGACGCACTGGACCCAAGAATGAAGAGCTAA
- a CDS encoding ABC transporter substrate-binding protein, translating to MKRRFGLMFFAFILILSMGLAGCSNESGGKKTGGESGSEGGSSSGGTLVFGRGGDSTSLDPAVTTEGEAFKVTKNIYETLIEFGEQDTEIQPGLAEEWTESEDGLKHTLKLRKGVKFHDGTDFNAEAVVFNFERWKAGNKEQFYYYNSQFGDVIKEVKAVDEHTVEFTLNRILAPFYKNLAMSPFGIASPAAIEKYGDKFIENPVGTGPFKFKEWKRNDKVTLVKNENYWEKGLPKLDEVIFRVIPENSARLNALNTGEVDIIDGVNFSDVESIEKNPDLQTFYRPSLNVAYLGLNNERGPLKDKKVRQALNHAVNKQALIDAFFAGAAEPAKNPMPKTVAGYNDAVEAYEYDPEKAKALLKEAGFEDGFEIELWAMPVPRPYMPDGKKVAEAIQKDFAEVGVKAKIVSYEWATYLEKTRVGEADTFLLGWTGDNGDADNFLYVLLDQDNIDSNNYARYANPEVHDLFIKAQSTNDQAEREKLYKEAQLLIKEDAPWIPLVHSEPALAGRADVTGFKAHPTGSDILSTVEFKK from the coding sequence ATGAAAAGGCGTTTTGGATTAATGTTTTTTGCTTTTATCCTAATCCTCAGCATGGGGCTTGCCGGCTGCAGCAATGAATCCGGCGGCAAGAAAACAGGCGGGGAATCTGGTTCTGAGGGCGGATCATCGTCTGGCGGAACACTGGTATTTGGCCGAGGCGGCGATTCCACTTCACTTGACCCAGCTGTAACAACAGAAGGTGAAGCTTTCAAGGTAACAAAAAACATCTATGAAACTCTTATCGAATTCGGTGAGCAGGATACAGAAATTCAACCAGGTCTTGCAGAGGAATGGACTGAGTCTGAAGATGGTTTGAAGCATACACTTAAACTTCGTAAAGGTGTTAAATTCCATGACGGCACTGATTTCAACGCTGAAGCTGTCGTATTCAACTTCGAGCGATGGAAGGCCGGAAATAAGGAACAATTCTATTACTATAATTCACAATTCGGTGATGTAATTAAGGAAGTTAAGGCAGTGGATGAGCATACTGTTGAATTCACATTGAACCGTATTCTTGCTCCATTCTACAAAAACCTTGCGATGTCTCCATTCGGGATTGCCAGCCCTGCTGCAATCGAAAAGTATGGTGATAAGTTCATTGAAAATCCAGTAGGTACTGGTCCATTCAAGTTCAAGGAATGGAAACGCAATGACAAAGTAACACTGGTGAAAAACGAAAATTACTGGGAGAAGGGACTTCCAAAGCTTGATGAAGTCATCTTCCGTGTCATCCCTGAAAACTCAGCTCGTCTGAATGCCCTTAACACAGGCGAAGTCGACATTATTGACGGCGTAAACTTCAGTGATGTTGAATCAATCGAGAAAAACCCGGATTTGCAGACTTTCTACAGACCTTCTTTGAACGTTGCCTACCTGGGATTGAACAACGAGCGTGGACCGCTTAAAGACAAAAAGGTACGCCAGGCATTGAATCACGCGGTTAATAAGCAAGCTCTAATTGACGCTTTCTTTGCTGGTGCTGCAGAGCCTGCGAAGAACCCAATGCCAAAAACAGTTGCAGGATATAACGATGCTGTAGAAGCATATGAATATGATCCAGAGAAGGCAAAGGCGCTTTTAAAGGAAGCCGGCTTTGAAGATGGCTTTGAAATTGAACTATGGGCAATGCCAGTTCCAAGACCATATATGCCAGACGGAAAGAAAGTTGCAGAAGCCATTCAGAAAGATTTTGCTGAAGTGGGCGTAAAAGCAAAGATTGTTTCTTACGAGTGGGCGACATACCTTGAGAAAACACGCGTAGGTGAAGCAGACACATTCCTTCTCGGCTGGACAGGCGACAATGGTGATGCTGACAACTTCCTGTATGTACTTTTAGACCAGGATAATATCGACAGCAATAACTATGCTCGCTATGCCAACCCGGAAGTGCATGATTTGTTCATTAAAGCTCAGTCTACAAATGACCAGGCTGAACGCGAAAAACTGTATAAGGAAGCTCAATTGTTAATTAAAGAAGATGCTCCATGGATTCCGCTTGTCCACTCTGAGCCTGCACTTGCAGGAAGAGCTGACGTAACAGGATTCAAGGCACATCCGACAGGATCTGACATTCTTTCAACGGTTGAATTCAAAAAATAA
- a CDS encoding ABC transporter ATP-binding protein, producing MAEVLLKVDGLKKYFPITGGILGKQTGAVKAVDNISFWVNKGETLGLVGESGCGKSTTGRMLMRLIDPTEGQVVFEGKDLVTLSDSDMRKARKDMQMVFQDPFASLNPRHTVEKILEEPLIVHGIGTKKERKQMVKEMLEVVGLSSYHAKRYPHQFSGGQRQRIGIARALMTRPKLIIADEPVSALDVSIQSQVLNLLEDLQKEFQLTYIFIAHDLGVVKHISDRVGVMYLGRLVEITDADKLYEKPLHPYTRALLSAVPIPDPDVKREMELLTGDLPSPANPPQGCAFHTRCKECMEICKTDRPELREIEPGHFAACHLYS from the coding sequence ATGGCAGAAGTACTGTTAAAAGTTGATGGTCTTAAAAAATATTTTCCCATTACAGGCGGTATCCTTGGCAAACAGACAGGGGCCGTCAAAGCAGTTGATAATATCAGCTTCTGGGTGAACAAAGGAGAAACCCTCGGATTGGTTGGAGAGTCTGGCTGCGGGAAGTCGACAACGGGCAGGATGCTCATGCGCCTGATTGACCCGACGGAAGGGCAAGTTGTGTTCGAAGGGAAAGACCTTGTAACCCTCTCAGACAGCGATATGCGCAAAGCTCGAAAGGACATGCAAATGGTTTTTCAGGATCCTTTTGCATCGCTTAATCCTAGGCATACCGTTGAAAAGATCCTTGAGGAGCCTCTCATTGTCCACGGAATCGGGACGAAGAAGGAACGGAAGCAAATGGTGAAGGAAATGCTGGAGGTAGTGGGTCTCAGCAGCTACCATGCAAAAAGATACCCACACCAGTTCAGCGGCGGCCAACGCCAGCGAATCGGGATTGCCCGGGCACTGATGACGAGGCCAAAGCTTATTATTGCCGATGAACCAGTATCAGCATTGGACGTATCAATCCAATCACAAGTTTTGAATCTGCTGGAAGACCTGCAAAAGGAATTTCAGTTGACTTATATTTTCATTGCCCATGATCTTGGTGTCGTAAAACATATCAGTGATAGAGTTGGAGTCATGTATTTAGGCAGACTTGTAGAAATTACAGATGCCGATAAGCTTTATGAAAAACCGCTTCACCCTTATACAAGGGCCTTGCTTTCCGCAGTGCCGATACCAGACCCAGATGTTAAAAGGGAAATGGAACTTTTGACAGGAGACCTTCCAAGTCCGGCAAATCCGCCGCAGGGATGCGCCTTCCATACAAGGTGCAAGGAGTGCATGGAAATCTGCAAGACTGATCGTCCCGAGTTACGGGAAATTGAACCAGGTCATTTTGCTGCCTGCCATCTGTATTCCTGA